A window from Rhinolophus sinicus isolate RSC01 linkage group LG01, ASM3656204v1, whole genome shotgun sequence encodes these proteins:
- the NR4A2 gene encoding nuclear receptor subfamily 4 group A member 2 isoform X1 — translation MPCVQAQYGSSPQGASPASQNYSYHSSGEYSSDFLTPEFVKFSMDLTNTEITATTSLPSFSTFMDNYSTGYDVKPPCLYQMPLSGQQSSIKVEDIQMHNYQQHSHLPPQSEEMMPHSGSVYYKPSSPPTPTTPGFQVQHGPMWDDPGSLHNFHQNYVATTHMIEQRKTPVSRLSLFSFKQSPPGTPVSSCQMRFDGPLHVPMNPEPAGSHHVVDGQTFAVPNPIRKPASMGFPGLQIGHASQLLDTQVPSPPSRGSPSNEGLCAVCGDNAACQHYGVRTCEGCKGFFKRTVQKNAKYVCLANKNCPVDKRRRNRCQYCRFQKCLAVGMVKEVVRTDSLKGRRGRLPSKPKSPQEPSPPSPPVSLISALVRAHVDSNPAMTSLDYSRFQANPDYQMSGDDTQHIQQFYDLLTGSMEIIRGWAEKIPGFADLPKADQDLLFESAFLELFVLRLAYRSNPVEGKLIFCNGVVLHRLQCVRGFGEWIDSIVEFSSNLQNMNIDISAFSCIAALAMVTERHGLKEPKRVEELQNKIVNCLKDHVTFNNGGLNRPNYLSKLLGKLPELRTLCTQGLQRIFYLKLEDLVPPPAIIDKLFLDTLPF, via the exons ATGCCTTGTGTTCAGGCGCAGTATGGGTCCTCGCCTCAAGGAGCCAGCCCCGCTTCTCAGAACTACAGTTACCACTCTTCGGGAGAATACAGCTCCGATTTCTTAACTCCAGAGTTTGTCAAGTTTAGCATGGACCTCACCAACACTGAAATCACTGCCACCACTTCTCTCCCCAGCTTCAGTACCTTTATGGACAACTACAGCACAGGCTACGACGTCAAGCCACCTTGCTTGTACCAAATGCCCCTGTCCGGACAGCAGTCCTCCATTAAGGTAGAAGACATTCAGATGCACAACTACCAGCAACACAGCCACCTGCCCCCCCAGTCCGAGGAGATGATGCCGCACTCCGGGTCGGTTTACTACAAGCCCTCCTCGCCCCCGACGCCCACTACCCCGGGCTTCCAGGTGCAGCACGGCCCCATGTGGGACGACCCAGGCTCCCTCCACAACTTCCACCAGAACTACGTGGCCACTACGCACATGATCGAGCAGAGGAAAACGCCGGTCTCCcgcctctccctcttctcctttaaGCAGTCGCCCCCTGGCACCCCGGTGTCTAGCTGCCAGATGCGCTTCGACGGGCCCCTGCATGTTCCCATGAACCCGGAGCCGGCGGGTAGCCACCACGTGGTGGACGGGCAGACCTTCGCTGTGCCCAACCCCATCCGAAAGCCCGCGTCCATGGGCTTCCCTGGCCTGCAGATCGGCCACGCGTCGCAGCTGCTCGACACGCAGGTGCCCTCACCGCCGTCGCGGGGCTCTCCCTCTAACGAGGGGCTATGCGCCGTGTGCGGCGACAACGCGGCCTGCCAGCACTACGGCGTGCGCACCTGTGAGGGCTGCAAAGGTTTCTTTAAG CGCACAGTGCAAAAAAACGCAAAATATGTatgtttagcaaataaaaactgcCCAGTGGACAAGCGGCGCCGGAATCGCTGTCAGTACTGCCGATTTCAGAAGTGCCTGGCTGTTGGGATGGTCAAAGAAG TGGTTCGCACGGACAGTTTAAAAGGCCGGAGAGGTCGTTTACCCTCGAAACCGAAGAGCCCACAGGAGCCCTCTCCCCCCTCGCCCCCGGTGAGTCTGATCAGTGCCCTCGTCAGGGCCCATGTCGACTCCAACCCGGCTATGACCAGCCTGGACTATTCCAGG TTCCAGGCGAACCCTGACTATCAGATGAGTGGAGATGACACCCAGCATATCCAACAATTCTATGATCTTCTGACTGGCTCCATGGAAATCATCAGGGGCTGGGCGGAGAAGATACCCGGCTTCGCTGATCTGCCCAAAGCCGACCAGGACCTTCTTTTTGAATCGGCTTTCTTAGAACTGTTTGTGCTGCGATTAGCATACAG GTCCAACCCAGTGGAGGGTAAACTCATCTTTTGCAATGGGGTGGTCTTGCACAGGTTGCAATGCGTTCGTGGCTTTGGGGAATGGATTGATTCCATTGTTGAATTCTCCTCCAACTTGCAGAATATGAACATCGACATATCTGCCTTCTCCTGCATTGCTGCCCTGGCCATGGTCACAG AGAGACACGGGCTCAAGGAACCCAAGAGAGTGGAAGAACTGCAAAACAAGATTGTAAATTGTCTCAAAGACCACGTGACTTTCAATAATGGGGGGTTGAACCGCCCCAACTATTTGTCCAAACTGTTGGGGAAGCTCCCAGAACTCCGTACCCTTTGCACACAGGGGCTACAGCGCATTTTCTACCTGAAACTGGAAGACTTGGTACCACCGCCAGCAATAATTGACAAACTTTTTTTGGACACTTTACCTTTCTAA
- the NR4A2 gene encoding nuclear receptor subfamily 4 group A member 2 isoform X2: MPCVQAQYGSSPQGASPASQNYSYHSSGEYSSDFLTPEFVKFSMDLTNTEITATTSLPSFSTFMDNYSTGYDVKPPCLYQMPLSGQQSSIKVEDIQMHNYQQHSHLPPQSEEMMPHSGSVYYKPSSPPTPTTPGFQVQHGPMWDDPGSLHNFHQNYVATTHMIEQRKTPVSRLSLFSFKQSPPGTPVSSCQMRFDGPLHVPMNPEPAGSHHVVDGQTFAVPNPIRKPASMGFPGLQIGHASQLLDTQVPSPPSRGSPSNEGLCAVCGDNAACQHYGVRTCEGCKGFFKRTVQKNAKYVCLANKNCPVDKRRRNRCQYCRFQKCLAVGMVKEVVRTDSLKGRRGRLPSKPKSPQEPSPPSPPFQANPDYQMSGDDTQHIQQFYDLLTGSMEIIRGWAEKIPGFADLPKADQDLLFESAFLELFVLRLAYRSNPVEGKLIFCNGVVLHRLQCVRGFGEWIDSIVEFSSNLQNMNIDISAFSCIAALAMVTERHGLKEPKRVEELQNKIVNCLKDHVTFNNGGLNRPNYLSKLLGKLPELRTLCTQGLQRIFYLKLEDLVPPPAIIDKLFLDTLPF, encoded by the exons ATGCCTTGTGTTCAGGCGCAGTATGGGTCCTCGCCTCAAGGAGCCAGCCCCGCTTCTCAGAACTACAGTTACCACTCTTCGGGAGAATACAGCTCCGATTTCTTAACTCCAGAGTTTGTCAAGTTTAGCATGGACCTCACCAACACTGAAATCACTGCCACCACTTCTCTCCCCAGCTTCAGTACCTTTATGGACAACTACAGCACAGGCTACGACGTCAAGCCACCTTGCTTGTACCAAATGCCCCTGTCCGGACAGCAGTCCTCCATTAAGGTAGAAGACATTCAGATGCACAACTACCAGCAACACAGCCACCTGCCCCCCCAGTCCGAGGAGATGATGCCGCACTCCGGGTCGGTTTACTACAAGCCCTCCTCGCCCCCGACGCCCACTACCCCGGGCTTCCAGGTGCAGCACGGCCCCATGTGGGACGACCCAGGCTCCCTCCACAACTTCCACCAGAACTACGTGGCCACTACGCACATGATCGAGCAGAGGAAAACGCCGGTCTCCcgcctctccctcttctcctttaaGCAGTCGCCCCCTGGCACCCCGGTGTCTAGCTGCCAGATGCGCTTCGACGGGCCCCTGCATGTTCCCATGAACCCGGAGCCGGCGGGTAGCCACCACGTGGTGGACGGGCAGACCTTCGCTGTGCCCAACCCCATCCGAAAGCCCGCGTCCATGGGCTTCCCTGGCCTGCAGATCGGCCACGCGTCGCAGCTGCTCGACACGCAGGTGCCCTCACCGCCGTCGCGGGGCTCTCCCTCTAACGAGGGGCTATGCGCCGTGTGCGGCGACAACGCGGCCTGCCAGCACTACGGCGTGCGCACCTGTGAGGGCTGCAAAGGTTTCTTTAAG CGCACAGTGCAAAAAAACGCAAAATATGTatgtttagcaaataaaaactgcCCAGTGGACAAGCGGCGCCGGAATCGCTGTCAGTACTGCCGATTTCAGAAGTGCCTGGCTGTTGGGATGGTCAAAGAAG TGGTTCGCACGGACAGTTTAAAAGGCCGGAGAGGTCGTTTACCCTCGAAACCGAAGAGCCCACAGGAGCCCTCTCCCCCCTCGCCCCCG TTCCAGGCGAACCCTGACTATCAGATGAGTGGAGATGACACCCAGCATATCCAACAATTCTATGATCTTCTGACTGGCTCCATGGAAATCATCAGGGGCTGGGCGGAGAAGATACCCGGCTTCGCTGATCTGCCCAAAGCCGACCAGGACCTTCTTTTTGAATCGGCTTTCTTAGAACTGTTTGTGCTGCGATTAGCATACAG GTCCAACCCAGTGGAGGGTAAACTCATCTTTTGCAATGGGGTGGTCTTGCACAGGTTGCAATGCGTTCGTGGCTTTGGGGAATGGATTGATTCCATTGTTGAATTCTCCTCCAACTTGCAGAATATGAACATCGACATATCTGCCTTCTCCTGCATTGCTGCCCTGGCCATGGTCACAG AGAGACACGGGCTCAAGGAACCCAAGAGAGTGGAAGAACTGCAAAACAAGATTGTAAATTGTCTCAAAGACCACGTGACTTTCAATAATGGGGGGTTGAACCGCCCCAACTATTTGTCCAAACTGTTGGGGAAGCTCCCAGAACTCCGTACCCTTTGCACACAGGGGCTACAGCGCATTTTCTACCTGAAACTGGAAGACTTGGTACCACCGCCAGCAATAATTGACAAACTTTTTTTGGACACTTTACCTTTCTAA
- the NR4A2 gene encoding nuclear receptor subfamily 4 group A member 2 isoform X3, whose protein sequence is MDNYSTGYDVKPPCLYQMPLSGQQSSIKVEDIQMHNYQQHSHLPPQSEEMMPHSGSVYYKPSSPPTPTTPGFQVQHGPMWDDPGSLHNFHQNYVATTHMIEQRKTPVSRLSLFSFKQSPPGTPVSSCQMRFDGPLHVPMNPEPAGSHHVVDGQTFAVPNPIRKPASMGFPGLQIGHASQLLDTQVPSPPSRGSPSNEGLCAVCGDNAACQHYGVRTCEGCKGFFKRTVQKNAKYVCLANKNCPVDKRRRNRCQYCRFQKCLAVGMVKEVVRTDSLKGRRGRLPSKPKSPQEPSPPSPPVSLISALVRAHVDSNPAMTSLDYSRFQANPDYQMSGDDTQHIQQFYDLLTGSMEIIRGWAEKIPGFADLPKADQDLLFESAFLELFVLRLAYRSNPVEGKLIFCNGVVLHRLQCVRGFGEWIDSIVEFSSNLQNMNIDISAFSCIAALAMVTERHGLKEPKRVEELQNKIVNCLKDHVTFNNGGLNRPNYLSKLLGKLPELRTLCTQGLQRIFYLKLEDLVPPPAIIDKLFLDTLPF, encoded by the exons ATGGACAACTACAGCACAGGCTACGACGTCAAGCCACCTTGCTTGTACCAAATGCCCCTGTCCGGACAGCAGTCCTCCATTAAGGTAGAAGACATTCAGATGCACAACTACCAGCAACACAGCCACCTGCCCCCCCAGTCCGAGGAGATGATGCCGCACTCCGGGTCGGTTTACTACAAGCCCTCCTCGCCCCCGACGCCCACTACCCCGGGCTTCCAGGTGCAGCACGGCCCCATGTGGGACGACCCAGGCTCCCTCCACAACTTCCACCAGAACTACGTGGCCACTACGCACATGATCGAGCAGAGGAAAACGCCGGTCTCCcgcctctccctcttctcctttaaGCAGTCGCCCCCTGGCACCCCGGTGTCTAGCTGCCAGATGCGCTTCGACGGGCCCCTGCATGTTCCCATGAACCCGGAGCCGGCGGGTAGCCACCACGTGGTGGACGGGCAGACCTTCGCTGTGCCCAACCCCATCCGAAAGCCCGCGTCCATGGGCTTCCCTGGCCTGCAGATCGGCCACGCGTCGCAGCTGCTCGACACGCAGGTGCCCTCACCGCCGTCGCGGGGCTCTCCCTCTAACGAGGGGCTATGCGCCGTGTGCGGCGACAACGCGGCCTGCCAGCACTACGGCGTGCGCACCTGTGAGGGCTGCAAAGGTTTCTTTAAG CGCACAGTGCAAAAAAACGCAAAATATGTatgtttagcaaataaaaactgcCCAGTGGACAAGCGGCGCCGGAATCGCTGTCAGTACTGCCGATTTCAGAAGTGCCTGGCTGTTGGGATGGTCAAAGAAG TGGTTCGCACGGACAGTTTAAAAGGCCGGAGAGGTCGTTTACCCTCGAAACCGAAGAGCCCACAGGAGCCCTCTCCCCCCTCGCCCCCGGTGAGTCTGATCAGTGCCCTCGTCAGGGCCCATGTCGACTCCAACCCGGCTATGACCAGCCTGGACTATTCCAGG TTCCAGGCGAACCCTGACTATCAGATGAGTGGAGATGACACCCAGCATATCCAACAATTCTATGATCTTCTGACTGGCTCCATGGAAATCATCAGGGGCTGGGCGGAGAAGATACCCGGCTTCGCTGATCTGCCCAAAGCCGACCAGGACCTTCTTTTTGAATCGGCTTTCTTAGAACTGTTTGTGCTGCGATTAGCATACAG GTCCAACCCAGTGGAGGGTAAACTCATCTTTTGCAATGGGGTGGTCTTGCACAGGTTGCAATGCGTTCGTGGCTTTGGGGAATGGATTGATTCCATTGTTGAATTCTCCTCCAACTTGCAGAATATGAACATCGACATATCTGCCTTCTCCTGCATTGCTGCCCTGGCCATGGTCACAG AGAGACACGGGCTCAAGGAACCCAAGAGAGTGGAAGAACTGCAAAACAAGATTGTAAATTGTCTCAAAGACCACGTGACTTTCAATAATGGGGGGTTGAACCGCCCCAACTATTTGTCCAAACTGTTGGGGAAGCTCCCAGAACTCCGTACCCTTTGCACACAGGGGCTACAGCGCATTTTCTACCTGAAACTGGAAGACTTGGTACCACCGCCAGCAATAATTGACAAACTTTTTTTGGACACTTTACCTTTCTAA
- the NR4A2 gene encoding nuclear receptor subfamily 4 group A member 2 isoform X4 yields MPCVQAQYGSSPQGASPASQNYSYHSSGEYSSDFLTPEFVKFSMDLTNTEITATTSLPSFSTFMDNYSTGYDVKPPCLYQMPLSGQQSSIKVEDIQMHNYQQHSHLPPQSEEMMPHSGSVYYKPSSPPTPTTPGFQVQHGPMWDDPGSLHNFHQNYVATTHMIEQRKTPVSRLSLFSFKQSPPGTPVSSCQMRFDGPLHVPMNPEPAGSHHVVDGQTFAVPNPIRKPASMGFPGLQIGHASQLLDTQVPSPPSRGSPSNEGLCAVCGDNAACQHYGVRTCEGCKGFFKRTVQKNAKYVCLANKNCPVDKRRRNRCQYCRFQKCLAVGMVKEVVRTDSLKGRRGRLPSKPKSPQEPSPPSPPVSLISALVRAHVDSNPAMTSLDYSRFQANPDYQMSGDDTQHIQQFYDLLTGSMEIIRGWAEKIPGFADLPKADQDLLFESAFLELFVLRLAYRSNPVEEYEHRHICLLLHCCPGHGHRETRAQGTQESGRTAKQDCKLSQRPRDFQ; encoded by the exons ATGCCTTGTGTTCAGGCGCAGTATGGGTCCTCGCCTCAAGGAGCCAGCCCCGCTTCTCAGAACTACAGTTACCACTCTTCGGGAGAATACAGCTCCGATTTCTTAACTCCAGAGTTTGTCAAGTTTAGCATGGACCTCACCAACACTGAAATCACTGCCACCACTTCTCTCCCCAGCTTCAGTACCTTTATGGACAACTACAGCACAGGCTACGACGTCAAGCCACCTTGCTTGTACCAAATGCCCCTGTCCGGACAGCAGTCCTCCATTAAGGTAGAAGACATTCAGATGCACAACTACCAGCAACACAGCCACCTGCCCCCCCAGTCCGAGGAGATGATGCCGCACTCCGGGTCGGTTTACTACAAGCCCTCCTCGCCCCCGACGCCCACTACCCCGGGCTTCCAGGTGCAGCACGGCCCCATGTGGGACGACCCAGGCTCCCTCCACAACTTCCACCAGAACTACGTGGCCACTACGCACATGATCGAGCAGAGGAAAACGCCGGTCTCCcgcctctccctcttctcctttaaGCAGTCGCCCCCTGGCACCCCGGTGTCTAGCTGCCAGATGCGCTTCGACGGGCCCCTGCATGTTCCCATGAACCCGGAGCCGGCGGGTAGCCACCACGTGGTGGACGGGCAGACCTTCGCTGTGCCCAACCCCATCCGAAAGCCCGCGTCCATGGGCTTCCCTGGCCTGCAGATCGGCCACGCGTCGCAGCTGCTCGACACGCAGGTGCCCTCACCGCCGTCGCGGGGCTCTCCCTCTAACGAGGGGCTATGCGCCGTGTGCGGCGACAACGCGGCCTGCCAGCACTACGGCGTGCGCACCTGTGAGGGCTGCAAAGGTTTCTTTAAG CGCACAGTGCAAAAAAACGCAAAATATGTatgtttagcaaataaaaactgcCCAGTGGACAAGCGGCGCCGGAATCGCTGTCAGTACTGCCGATTTCAGAAGTGCCTGGCTGTTGGGATGGTCAAAGAAG TGGTTCGCACGGACAGTTTAAAAGGCCGGAGAGGTCGTTTACCCTCGAAACCGAAGAGCCCACAGGAGCCCTCTCCCCCCTCGCCCCCGGTGAGTCTGATCAGTGCCCTCGTCAGGGCCCATGTCGACTCCAACCCGGCTATGACCAGCCTGGACTATTCCAGG TTCCAGGCGAACCCTGACTATCAGATGAGTGGAGATGACACCCAGCATATCCAACAATTCTATGATCTTCTGACTGGCTCCATGGAAATCATCAGGGGCTGGGCGGAGAAGATACCCGGCTTCGCTGATCTGCCCAAAGCCGACCAGGACCTTCTTTTTGAATCGGCTTTCTTAGAACTGTTTGTGCTGCGATTAGCATACAG GTCCAACCCAGTGGAGG AATATGAACATCGACATATCTGCCTTCTCCTGCATTGCTGCCCTGGCCATGGTCACAG AGAGACACGGGCTCAAGGAACCCAAGAGAGTGGAAGAACTGCAAAACAAGATTGTAAATTGTCTCAAAGACCACGTGACTTTCAATAA